A genomic window from Arthrobacter globiformis includes:
- a CDS encoding serpin family protein: protein MNRIRMAKMVAASAAVALATACSAPVPEMLKANGVERVSVDGTAFAAEFRAFRDSALGLGQALQADGGNGSGGNVVSSPGSLLVALAMLRAGASGETAAELDSVLGLPLDQRDEAMNALLASLAKFDGDPGAVDEGNPPRRPVMHAANGLFVDKDVPTGESFLTTLARHYGTGVYPVDFSDEGATKPAIDAWVDRNTGGRIKEAPAKYDPRNTFSLLNSLYFAAAWQTPFDPGSTSDLPFTLAGGEQIDVPAMHTLLEMKYAEGAGWRGVDLPYAEGFVMRLVLPDAGADALSRGSQLTEIANSMDSAPLETVQIQLPRWDHKCSFDLRTVLEAAGLHKTLTSTEDFNAIQPKMTITQAAQTANITVAEKGTVAAAVTQINGMVTSAPPRPERTIDFDRPFHYQIVHLETGLPLFMGTVADPRS, encoded by the coding sequence ATGAACAGGATTCGAATGGCCAAGATGGTGGCGGCCTCGGCCGCGGTCGCACTCGCAACGGCGTGCTCGGCGCCGGTGCCGGAAATGTTGAAGGCCAACGGCGTGGAGCGGGTTTCGGTGGATGGCACGGCGTTCGCCGCCGAGTTCCGCGCGTTCCGGGACTCCGCCCTGGGGCTTGGCCAGGCACTGCAGGCCGACGGCGGCAACGGTTCAGGCGGGAACGTGGTGTCCTCGCCCGGAAGTCTGCTGGTTGCACTGGCGATGCTTCGAGCCGGCGCATCCGGGGAAACGGCTGCCGAGCTGGACTCTGTGCTGGGCCTTCCGCTGGATCAGCGCGATGAGGCCATGAATGCGCTGCTCGCCTCCTTGGCGAAGTTCGACGGTGATCCCGGCGCCGTGGACGAGGGCAACCCGCCGCGGAGGCCTGTGATGCATGCCGCCAACGGATTGTTCGTGGACAAGGACGTGCCAACCGGTGAATCATTCCTCACCACGCTGGCAAGGCATTACGGAACCGGCGTTTATCCGGTGGATTTCAGCGACGAGGGCGCCACCAAGCCCGCGATCGATGCCTGGGTGGACAGGAACACGGGCGGCCGGATCAAGGAAGCGCCCGCGAAGTACGACCCCCGGAACACGTTCAGCCTGCTCAATTCTCTGTACTTTGCGGCGGCCTGGCAGACCCCGTTTGACCCGGGCTCAACGTCGGATTTGCCCTTCACCCTCGCCGGCGGCGAGCAAATCGACGTCCCGGCCATGCACACCCTGCTGGAGATGAAGTACGCGGAGGGGGCAGGCTGGCGGGGTGTGGACCTCCCGTATGCTGAGGGCTTCGTGATGCGTCTGGTCCTGCCGGACGCCGGGGCGGATGCCTTATCCAGAGGGTCGCAGCTCACGGAAATCGCGAATTCCATGGACAGCGCACCCCTGGAGACCGTGCAGATTCAGCTGCCCCGCTGGGACCACAAATGCAGCTTCGACCTGCGCACGGTTCTGGAAGCCGCCGGACTGCACAAGACCCTCACCAGCACTGAGGACTTCAACGCGATCCAGCCGAAAATGACCATCACGCAGGCGGCGCAGACCGCCAACATCACGGTGGCCGAGAAGGGAACCGTGGCTGCCGCGGTAACCCAGATCAACGGCATGGTGACGAGCGCGCCACCCCGGCCCGAGCGGACCATCGATTTCGACCGGCCGTTCCACTATCAGATCGTGCACCTTGAAACCGGATTGCCTCTTTTCATGGGAACAGTGGCCGACCCCCGCTCCTGA